One Amaranthus tricolor cultivar Red isolate AtriRed21 chromosome 1, ASM2621246v1, whole genome shotgun sequence DNA window includes the following coding sequences:
- the LOC130803038 gene encoding chromatin structure-remodeling complex protein BSH isoform X2: MVVMLITNPDSEVAVFARRTVKDLKLPPGFVTQIAQSVQSQLTEFRSYEGQDMFIGEKIVPIKLDLRVNQTLVRDQFLWDLNNVESDPEEFAKTFCADMGIEDPEVGPAIAFAIREQLYEIAVQNVTSSKEIKINKKGRRGIEYIPVSKAGVTAVDLAKLFGSKSSVIRKRKDWDVFEPIVDILSNEEVEALEAREDRTTR, from the exons ATCCTGATTCAGAGGTTGCGGTGTTTGCAAGACGGACTGTAAAAGATTTGAAGCTTCCACCAGGATTTGTAACTCAGATTGCTCAGTCCGTTCAA TCTCAGCTGACTGAATTTCGATCATATGAAGGCCAGGATATGTTTATTGGTGAGAAGATTGTCCCCATCAAG CTAGATCTTCGAGTAAATCAGACTCTTGTCAGGGACCAGTTTCTCTGG GACTTGAACAATGTGGAGAGTGATCCTGAGGAATTTGCAAAAACCTTCTGTGCTGACATGGGTATTGAAGATCCTGAAGTTGGA CCTGCTATTGCTTTTGCCATAAGGGAGCAACTATATGAG ATTGCAGTCCAAAATGTTACCTCCTCAAAGgagataaaaataaacaagaagGGCCGTCGTGGAATTGAGTACATACCTGTTAG TAAAGCTGGTGTTACTGCAGTGGATTTGGCCAAATTATTTGGCAGCAAATCAAGTGTCATTCG AAAGAGGAAAGATTGGGACGTGTTTGAACCAATTGTTGATATTCTCTCAAATGAGGAAGTAGAAGCCCTCGAAGCTAGAGAAGACAGGACTACTCGCTGA